Genomic segment of Bacteroidota bacterium:
GCAGAAAGGCGAGGAGTTTTCACATCGCTGTATATAGAGTTGTGTAATGAGGCCGCGAAACGCTTGCCGGCCTTGCTCCCCGGCCTCCATTAAATACATAAAGTGAGGAAAGCCATGTGCAACGATGGTGAATCCTGTGGAAAAAAGTGTATGTAAAGAGTGTGTGTAGGTGGTAGTTGGCAGACAGCATATTCTATGGGCTAAACGGGCGTCGCAGGAACCACAAATCGGATTACGAAAACAGATGTTCTAGGTTATAACACACAAAATAATTAACAAATTTTTTTTATTAAGAATGAATCGTAGGTTTGAATCACAATTAGCGGATTTGCACACGAACACGTCGCAAATAATTTGACATAAAAAATGAACCCCTTCCGCTAATAAAGCCGGAAGAAATTTATTGGACGAAATAGAAAATGCCACCAATGGTGCGGCATTGAAAACATATCTTTCAGGCTTAGCTCCGAACCTGAGCCAGGAGGTTTTAGAGAGTAGCATTCAAAGTATGTCGTTGCTGGGCAGCATTGGTGTTTATCGAATTTTACGTGATAATGCGGAAGCGGTGAACGATAGTGTAATCAGCCGATTTATAGTTAAGTATAACGAACTTTACACGGAAATGCCTGAATATATGATTGATAGCATTAGGATGCGGATGGACAGCCTGACCTACAGAACGTTTTTGTATGATACGCTCAGCTTTCACTCCGAAGCTAAAGATTATGCGGCTTTCAACGCCCTGAGTTTAATCGTGAAGGATACCGGCGATTTGGATATGAATTTGTACCGCCAATGGTTGGACAGCCTAGGCGGTTCGTGGGCGAAGTGTGAAAAAATAAATAGCTATCTGCATGAAGGGAAGCTGGATACCGTTATCCAGTTGTTAGACAGCACTGCTTTGCAAATCAGCGGTGAACATGACAGTATTTCCTTTTCCAGTTTCAAAAATTACTTGGTGGATATGATTGATTGGTTGACGGAGGACTCTTCCGTCATGCGAATGTCAGCAACGCATATCGAAGCGCTGAATGAACACGCGCAGGCAGATGATTACCTTCCCGGCTCTGCATTAGCGAGAAATTTGTTAAATTTCTTTACTGATAGCAGTTACTTTACTCCGATAAGATTACCGGACGAGGTATTACCATTCATGGGTAAAAGGGATATGAATGAATCGGCACAAAATCCGAATCCT
This window contains:
- a CDS encoding T9SS type A sorting domain-containing protein, translated to MDEIENATNGAALKTYLSGLAPNLSQEVLESSIQSMSLLGSIGVYRILRDNAEAVNDSVISRFIVKYNELYTEMPEYMIDSIRMRMDSLTYRTFLYDTLSFHSEAKDYAAFNALSLIVKDTGDLDMNLYRQWLDSLGGSWAKCEKINSYLHEGKLDTVIQLLDSTALQISGEHDSISFSSFKNYLVDMIDWLTEDSSVMRMSATHIEALNEHAQADDYLPGSALARNLLNFFTDSSYFTPIRLPDEVLPFMGKRDMNESAQNPNPYVVKSLEQEDVPMLKIYPNPATEMVNIEMNPVCEGCTVEIIDVFGRLLLKEIIGEQYKITISTNEWATGMYLVKIIREGEKIKDGKFNVAK